DNA sequence from the Thiosulfativibrio zosterae genome:
CACAAAACCATAACCCGCGGAGGACGCAATAATGACTTTATCTTGCGGGTTTCCTAAAACCACCTGCTTAAAGCTGACGCCATTGCCTGGGCTTAAGCGCCCAGTTAAGGGTTCGCCATGACTTCTGGCAGATGGTAAGGTATGTGCGGGCAAGGAATAACTGCGCCCTGTACTGTCTAAAAACACCGCCATTTCGCGACTATGCCCCAAGGCTTGGTCACAGAAGGCATCGCCCGATTTATAGGGCAAAGCCAAACCATCCACATCATGGCCTTTAGCGGCTCTAATCCAGCCATTTTCAGACAAGACCACGGTCACGGTTTCGGAGGGCAGTAAATCTTGCTCGCTCATGGCCTGAGCGGCTCGACCTTCAATTAAAGGCGAACGGCGCTCATCGCCATAAGCCTCGGCATCTGCCAGTAGCTCGGTTTTTACCAGGGTTTTTAGACGGGCTGGACTGTTCAAGATTTTTTCCAACTTTTGACGCTCGGCCTCTAATTCGGCCTGCTCGGCACGGATGCGCATTTCTTCTAGTTTAGCCAAGTGGCGCAATTTCAATTCTAAAATAGACTCAGCTTGCACATCGGTTAAACCAAATCGTTCCATCAAAACTGGCTTAGGTTTGTCTTCGGCTCGAATAATGGCAATGACTTCATCAATGTTCAAAAAGGCAATCAGCAAACCATCCAAAATGTGTAAACGCTCTAATACCTTATCCAAACGATATTGCAAACGACGACGCACCGTTTCTAAACGATACACCAGCCACTCCGCCAACATGGTTTTCAAGTTTTTCACTTGCGGGCGACCATTTAAACCAATCACATTTAAATTAACCCGATAACTGCGTTCTAAATCCGTGGTGGCAAATAAATGTAGCATGGCTGTTTCAACATCAATGCGTTTCGAGCGTAACTCCACCACCAAACGAATCGGGTTTTCGTGATCTGACTCATCGCGTAAATCCACCACCATCGGCAATTTTTTGGCACGCATTTGTGCGGCAATTTGCTCCAAAACCTTGGCACCAGACACTTGAAAAGGCAAGGCATCAATCACCACATTTACGCCATCTTCTACAAAATACGCGGCGCGTTGCCGCACAGAACCATTGCCCGTTTCATACAGGCGTTGCAAATCGGCCTTAGGCGTAATCACCTTAGCACTGTTGGGATAATCCGGCGCT
Encoded proteins:
- the parC gene encoding DNA topoisomerase IV subunit A; protein product: MTQQTINYEGIEQRTVAEFTEKAYLDYAMYVILDRALPHISDGLKPVQRRIIYAMSELGLKASAKHKKSARTVGDVLGKFHPHGDSACYEAMVLMAQDFSFRYPLVDGQGNWGSVDDPKSFAAMRYTEAKLSKFSQLLLEETGQGTVDWAPNFDGSLEEPTVLPARVPHVFLNGTSGIAVGMATDIPPHNLREVVNACVALLDNPNLTVQELIEFVPAPDYPNSAKVITPKADLQRLYETGNGSVRQRAAYFVEDGVNVVIDALPFQVSGAKVLEQIAAQMRAKKLPMVVDLRDESDHENPIRLVVELRSKRIDVETAMLHLFATTDLERSYRVNLNVIGLNGRPQVKNLKTMLAEWLVYRLETVRRRLQYRLDKVLERLHILDGLLIAFLNIDEVIAIIRAEDKPKPVLMERFGLTDVQAESILELKLRHLAKLEEMRIRAEQAELEAERQKLEKILNSPARLKTLVKTELLADAEAYGDERRSPLIEGRAAQAMSEQDLLPSETVTVVLSENGWIRAAKGHDVDGLALPYKSGDAFCDQALGHSREMAVFLDSTGRSYSLPAHTLPSARSHGEPLTGRLSPGNGVSFKQVVLGNPQDKVIIASSAGYGFVTQLENCYSKNKAGKGLITLPEGANILKPCLVAPNDWVMVVTSEPRMLVFAAEELPELAKGKGNKLIQMAQEFEVTAVFAFAPGSKLDLIAGNYVKTFGPTAIEEALASRAKRGISLPRTLKMVSKISLSE